The Anaeromusa acidaminophila DSM 3853 DNA window CGATCATGTCGGAAGGGGCTGCAGAAGCCGAAGCGTTGGCTCGGGCGGCGGATGCGCTGGTGCTGAACATTGGCACGCTGCATACCCGGCAGATTACATATTTTCTGAAAGCGGGTTCCTACGCCAACGAGTACGGCAAGCCGGTCGTGCTGGATCCGGTGGGCGTGGGAGCTACGCCGTATCGGGATATTACGGTCAAGCAACTGCTGGGAGAACTCAAAATGACCCTGATTCGGGGCAATTACGGCGAAATTTCTTATTTGGCCGGTAGCGGCGGCATCGTGAACGGCGTGGATACGGCTAGTACGGAACTTCCGTTAGAGTCGTTCAAGAAGTTTTCCGTTGCTACGGGCGCCATTGTAGCGGCAACCGGCAAAACGGATTATGTAACCGATGGGCAGATGTTACTGGCTTCGCAAACAGGGCATGAGTGGCTGCAATACGTTACCGGAACCGGTTGTGCGCTGACTTCTCTAATGGCTGCTTTTACGGCGGTGGCCCAAGAAGAAACCTTGCTGGCGGCAACGGCTGCCGTTGCATTTTATGGCGCGGCGGCGGAAAAAGCGGCCGCGAAAAGCAAGGGACCAGGCTCCTTTGGCGTGAAGTTTATTGATGCCCTTTATAATTTGGATTTCAAGGATTTTCGACATTATTGTGCGGGCAAAGTACAGCCTGCCTATGAAGATAGTGCTAAAACGGCTGTAGAAGACGAGCCGCAAGCGGACGAGAGCGAAGCGGCAGTTGACGAAAAATGGATGGAGGATTGAAGATGGAATTGATCCTGATGCGTCATGGGAAAGCGGAGCCGGCGATTCCGCCGATGAAAGATGAAGAACGGGATTTGACGGAGCCAGGCAGAGAAAAAGTGATTGCAGCGGCTCAAGGGTTGGCCGGAGGCTTGGCGGATGCCAGTCGCCTGCAAATTTGGACTAGCTCATTGGCCCGCGCTTTATCAACGGCCAGTATTGTAGCGGAAGTGTTAGGGGTGGAGGAACTGCGCCTATTACCCTGCCTGGAAGAGGGGAAGCTGCCGGAGCTATTGCAGGAACTAGCAACGGTAGAAGAAGACGCTCAAGTGCTAGTGGTAGGTCATGAACCCTACTTAAGCTTGTGGACGGAGCATTTAGCAGGTTCGTCTCTGCCCTTTAAACCGGCGACAGCAGCGTGCTTGACTCCCTGCGCCGGACGCAGCGAGCGGTGGCGCTTGCGTTGGTATGCTCAGGCGGGAATCTTAGGCTGTTTGGGTAAGAAATAAAGAACCGGAGGAACGCTCATGGAAACCGAACTGAAGCTGCAGGTGGCGGAACCAAAGTGCTGGCAGGCGATTTTGGATTTTTTGCCGACTCTGGACGGTGGCGGTGAAATACAGAGCGGCCGTTTCCGGGCCATTTATTACGATACGCCGGAAGGCTCTTTGCGTAAGGCTCGCATGGCGTTGCGCATTCGCCAGGAGAACGGACGCTGGATGGCGACGCTGAAAGGCGGCGGTACCAGCTTGGGCGGCTTGCATCAGCGGCAGGAATGGAATGTGCCTCTGCCGCGCAAGCAGGCGCCTTCATTAGCCTTATTTGAAGACGCGGAAGCGGCGGCTTTGTTGAAGGAAGCAGTGCAGGCGGAAGAGCAGGAATTGTCATGGAAGGCGCTGCTAGAAACGGATTTTGAAAGAACTTTTTTGC harbors:
- the thiM gene encoding hydroxyethylthiazole kinase — its product is MVVLQQLWDLREKVRQERPLVYNLTNNVVTNVTANILLATGARPIMSEGAAEAEALARAADALVLNIGTLHTRQITYFLKAGSYANEYGKPVVLDPVGVGATPYRDITVKQLLGELKMTLIRGNYGEISYLAGSGGIVNGVDTASTELPLESFKKFSVATGAIVAATGKTDYVTDGQMLLASQTGHEWLQYVTGTGCALTSLMAAFTAVAQEETLLAATAAVAFYGAAAEKAAAKSKGPGSFGVKFIDALYNLDFKDFRHYCAGKVQPAYEDSAKTAVEDEPQADESEAAVDEKWMED
- a CDS encoding SixA phosphatase family protein; the encoded protein is MELILMRHGKAEPAIPPMKDEERDLTEPGREKVIAAAQGLAGGLADASRLQIWTSSLARALSTASIVAEVLGVEELRLLPCLEEGKLPELLQELATVEEDAQVLVVGHEPYLSLWTEHLAGSSLPFKPATAACLTPCAGRSERWRLRWYAQAGILGCLGKK